AATCATTAAGAGAACATCATGTATATTATCACTTTAAAATTCAGCGAAAATAAGAACCTAGCCTCAGAATATATGGCATCCCATAGAGATTGGATCGAAGAAGGTTTCAAGGAATATAATTTCCTTTTAGTGGGTAGTATAAAGCCCTCCCTTGGAGGCGTAATTATCACTCATAACACAACAAAAGACACGCTAGAGACCTTCGTTCAAAAAGATCCTTTTGTAATTCAAAATGTTGTCACTGCAGAGATACTGGAAGTATCCCCAACACGCACTGCAGATTCTCTTGCGTTTCTCGCTAAATCCTAGGAACTCCATATGTCCCAGATATTTAAAAGCCGTGATAACAGAATGCGCTGCGGTTGGTGTGCCGCAACAGATGATTATATACATTATCACGACACAGAATGGGGATACCCAGTCAGTGATGATATCAGACTATTTGAAAAGTTATGCCTTGAGGGATTTCAATCCGGGCTTAGCTGGCGAACGATCTTGAGCAAACGCGATAACTTCCGCAAGGCATTCGATGGTTTTGACTTTAACAAAATAGCATTATTCACAGAAGAAGATGTGAAGCGCCTACTTACTGACCAAGGTATTGTCCGTCACCGCGGTAAAATAGAAGCTACTATCAACAACGCAAAACGCGCAAAAGAAATGGTAGATGAATTTGGCTCTATCGCAGCCTACATTTGGAGATACGAACCTGATGCAAATTCCTTAGGCATACCTCAAACGGCCTCCACATCTGAAGAATCAATTACAATATCAAAAGACTTAAAGAAGCGTGGTTGGAAATTTGTTGGCCCTACAACGGTATACGCCTTCATGCAAGCTATGGGGCTTATCAACGACCATGCAGAGGGATGTGAGTTTAGGGAAAAAGCATTCGAGATAAGGAAAAACTTCAAAAAGCCAAAGTGATTTAGCGCTTACCATCTACTTCACCATGATCTTACTGATAATTGATATATATATATTTTCTGAAGATCATGGTGCGGGTGGAGGGACTTGAACCCCCACGTCCGAAGGACACCAGAACCTAAATCTGGCGCGTCTACCAATTTCGCCACACCCGCATACCAAACGATGATCAATGCCTTCGGATGCATATAAACAGATCATCTATATAATCTGACATATTTGCTTTTACTTACTTTCTTCAGATTACCCTGAAGTGGTTGGTGCGGGTGGAGGGACTTGAACCCCCACGTCCGAAGGACACCAGAACCTAAATCTGGCGCGTCTACCAATTTCGCCACACCCGCAAACCAAACAATGACCAATGCCTTCGGATGCATATAAACAGGTCATCTATGTAAGTAACAACAAACGTTGTCGTGCCGCGCTCGGCGGCTGTGAGGGGGCTTATAAGCAGCCCTTCAAAAGAGCACAAGTATTTTTTTTAATTATTTCGTAAAAAAGCATAGCTCTTTTCTTGAAACCGCAGAAAACCTTTAAGGTAGCGCAGCTGATAAATATTTAAGAAGATCAGAAGCAATCATACCGCGCCCGGCTTTATTAGCGGCCTCACCGTGAATCCACACCCCTGCTGCAGCTGCCTCGAAAGCAGGCATACCCTGCACCACAAGGCTGGAGATAATCCCCGAGAGCACATCTCCCGTACCCCCCACAGAAAGATAAGCCGGCGCATTTGATGTAATAGCCACACGTTCATCTGGCGCAGCAATAAGCGTTGAAACCCCTTTTAGAACAACAACTGCGTTAATCCTTTTAGCCGCAGCTCTTACTGCCGCTATTCTATCTACCGTAATATCCAGATCAGGGAACAACCGTGCAAATTCGCCATCGTGAGGGGTCAACACCTTCTGACAATCATAATCTGCCAATATTTCTGCTCGCCCCTGCAAGCTGGTAAGCGCATCTGCATCCAACACCATATGGCGTTCTTTTTCTCCTGCATGTTGGATAAGCTCGATAGTCTTCTCCCCCACACCTGCACCGGGACCTAAAAGAACAGTGGTTATTCTTGCGTCAGACATAACCCCAACAAAACCAAAAACAGAATCAAACCTACGCACCATTA
This DNA window, taken from Kordiimonas sp. SCSIO 12603, encodes the following:
- a CDS encoding YciI family protein, which encodes MYIITLKFSENKNLASEYMASHRDWIEEGFKEYNFLLVGSIKPSLGGVIITHNTTKDTLETFVQKDPFVIQNVVTAEILEVSPTRTADSLAFLAKS
- a CDS encoding DNA-3-methyladenine glycosylase I, which gives rise to MSQIFKSRDNRMRCGWCAATDDYIHYHDTEWGYPVSDDIRLFEKLCLEGFQSGLSWRTILSKRDNFRKAFDGFDFNKIALFTEEDVKRLLTDQGIVRHRGKIEATINNAKRAKEMVDEFGSIAAYIWRYEPDANSLGIPQTASTSEESITISKDLKKRGWKFVGPTTVYAFMQAMGLINDHAEGCEFREKAFEIRKNFKKPK